The Solanum pennellii chromosome 11, SPENNV200 genome contains a region encoding:
- the LOC114074907 gene encoding uncharacterized protein LOC114074907 gives MTKSMDFIAVVEACGLLNIGFSGYKFTWSNKRGINHKILKRLDRAVVNDSWLEKMPQTTITHLSSTGSDHCPLLMEMVSTTTDHTKYFIILNYCVDNPHFKETVKTYWEKEVAGLQGGKPSN, from the exons ATGACGAAGAGTATGGACTTTATTGCTGTCGTTGAAGCCTGCGGCCTCTTGAACATTGGTTTTAGTGGTTATAAATTCACATGGTCTAACAAGAGGGGTATCAATCACAAAATTTTGAAGAGGCTTGATAGGGCTGTGGTAAATGATTCTTGGTTAGAAAAGATGCCTCAAACCACTATTACTCACTTGTCATCTACTGGATCTGATCATTGTCCTTTACTCATGGAAATGGTTTCCACGACAACTGATCACACCAAGTACTTTATAATTCTCAACTATTGCGTGGATAACCCTCATTTCAAGGAAACAGTTAAAACCTATTGGGAGAAGGAAGTAGCAG GATTACAGGGTGGAAAACCAAGCAATTAA